ATACTTCATAGACGCAAATTTCACCCATTCATCCCGGTACCTGAGCCACTTTTTCTGAGTTGCCCTGATTCCCTCTTTTGTTACAGTCCCTTCTCTTTCGAAGTCTTGGCGTTTCATGATTTTTGAATAAACAACGTTCAATTCTTTATCAGCCGTCTGAAAATCTACGTTTTCTTCGGGCCATTTTCCGTCCTCAAATGCCTTCACGCCCCCTAAAAAGTCCTGCCGCAATTCTGCTTGCGCGTCGACGATAAATTGAGCCCTCCCGGATCCGGATAGGTCATGTTCCGAAGTCGAGCTTTCATCAAAAAAATCTTTCGCTACTGTTCTAAGCTTAAAAAACGCTAGCCTTTGCGGTTCGGTCCAATTCTTCATAATATTGCCAAGTTCTTTGCCTCGCCTTTTATCAGCGATTTTTTCTGCATTAGCAGCACAGAATCCGCTGTTCAAACCGCTGGTGACATGGTCACAAAACGCGAAATCCGTCGTTAGCCTAGCCTGGTCTTTAGTTGCATGAAGAGTCCCGACCATCCCTTGAAGTTCTGCGGGCACCGAACTTCCCCGACAGATTAATGCGATGGCAAGATTAGCATTTCTTAGGACTCCCCACCCATTCGCATAAACTTCAGCCAAGCTCACATTGTCCTGTTCTTCTTGAGAAAGCAGACATTTTCGAAATTTCACGTGATCGACATCTTGGTCGATCCCTTCAATGTAGGTCCCGCATACTTGAGCACTATTTCGAAAGTTCTTTTTTTCAGATTCGGTGGGGAAGTCTGCCGATGGAATTTTCGGTTCTCCCGCCTCATAACAGCGGTCGATGACCCTGAAGGTTTCCGCTGAACCATACCCGATCTCGACATTCTTTTGCCGGGCGAGATCCGCAAACTTTTTGGCTTTCGCAACATCCGCTTTTGGTCCGGCCCGAAATATTAATGCGTCAAATAAAGGAGAGAACGCTTTAGCGTAGATTCTTTCGGCAGCTTTTTCGTAGTAAAAAACCGGCTCCAGTTTCCCGAGGCCCGCATAGCCTAACAAAAACCATGCTTCGCCCGATCCTTGATCGGCCGCTTTTTGAATCCACTTCGCTGCTTCTGATCGAGAATGTTCTTGCAAAGATTTTCCGTATTCCAATTGGGCATTCGCATCGCCCTTTTCGGCCGCTTCGCGCTGGGCCGCTGATGCATCTTTAGCATTGGCGAACTGTAAACCGAAAACACTGATAAACAGAAAAAAGGTCGCTACGAATGTGTTCATGCTCTCAAGTATGATGAACTTGAAAAGCGGGCGCATCCCTTTTTTTAGAATGCGCCCACCGAAATGCCATTGCAAACTATTCGACGGAGTCTGGGTTTCGCATAATCAATACAGCAGCCATAAATTTTGCGAGGTAATCTTTGTCACCTTCGCGACCATTTCGAATCAAGGTCCAAGCATCTCGTGTATCGAGGTCGACCATCGCTTTTTGAACAGCATTTTCGCCCATGTTGTAAGCCATCAGGGCAAGTTGCCAGTCCTTAAAGCGAAGATTGTTCGCCTGCAGGTAACGCATCGCTGCGTCAGTCAAAAGGGCCATGTCTAGACGCTCATCTTTTTGAGCATCAACACGTAGTCCATAGTTTCTAGCCGTCTGTGGAATAAACTGCCAGATCCCTGCCGATTTATTTGTCTGACTCACTTCACCCTGGGCAAGGTTTTGGTATCCGGATTCGACTATGGGAAGTGCCAGGATTTCTGCTGGCACTTGATACTTTTCAACCGCCTCGCTGATCATCGTGCGATGATTGGCCATTCGGTTAAGAGCACTTCGCATGTAATCTCGACCTTCAGGTGTGCCGATAAATCGATTGAGCTGCTTCAAAACTAGATCGTTTACCACAACAGGAATTCCCGCAACCGATCCGCCGGATTCTGAATGCACACGTGCTGCCATCGACTTCGCTTGCGCCAGACTGACACGGCGATCTCGAACTAAACCCTTAGAGGCGTAGGCAGCGATCCCCATTAGCATCGTCAATGATAGTCCGACCGCAAGCGCGACCGGCTTGCCATAATTTCTAGATGACGGTTCTGATGAATTTAAAAACATACGTTCAATTCTCCTCTTTAATAAATTGCGCCGGTTCGAAAACGCGAGCCCTGTCGCGCAAACAGGTGCACGGCTCCGATCTTTTGCAATCAATCCGGTTATTGCATTTTCCGCGACCTCAACAAGGCAGCGGGCATACGCCTGCGAATTGAAACGCTTTCGGCCGATCAGCGCTTCGTCACAAGCAAACTCTTGAATCTCGTAGATCCATTTGTTCCAGAAATAAACTGCAGGATTGAGGATACAAAGGAGCCTCAAACCCCACTGCAAATAAACCGAGCGCGTATCACCGCTTCGGTGATGCTGGAGCTCGTGCGACACCGCCATTTTCATATCAAGAGGGCGCGCCAGGATTGTGGACGGAATCACCACATTGGCTTCACCCGGAAGCCAGAATGAAAACGGAACTTGAGCTTCATCACTTACAAAAACTTGAACTCGTCCAATTTTTCTAACGATGAACGATCGGTGCCTTAACGTCAGAATTCGCCGAAGATCGCGAAGCAGGTAAAAAGCGCCCCGGAAAAAAATCACGATACCTAGTGCGATCCAAATCAACGCAAAAGAGTCTGCTTTGACTGTCGACGATCCGTTCAAGGTGGGCAGGCTAAGATATCCCGCGCGATTGGATGTTTTATATTCTTCACTGAAACTTTTTATCGATTGGGCCGACCAAACCTTCGCTGCAGGCTGAAAGACTTCATTGCTGGGAAAAAATGGTTGAGCGAATGAAAACGTCAAAACAATCAGCGCCGTCATCTTGTGAAGGTGAAGCTCTTCGTTGGCAGAAAGTCGAATCCGTGATTTTGCAATAAACGCTGTCACGAACAAAAGACCGAGAACTCCTATCAAGATGAGAAGATTAAGATTCAAGTAAAACGAAAGTGCAGCCGCGAGACTCACTTCGTCTCCTTTTGCCGATTGATCAGAAGTTTTAGCTCTTCAATATCTTTTGACTTCAATTGGCCAGAATCCAGCAGCTGCTTTACAAGTGCCACCGGCGTACCGTCAAAAACACGATCGACTATGTGTCTCACGGTACGTGCTTCATAGGTCGACTTTTCAAGACTTGGAACATAGATGTGCCCGCGACCTTCTTTTCGAGTCGTCACGACCATCTTCTGCTCGAGAATTCTTAGGATTGTAGAGACCGATGTGTAAGCGAGATCACGCCCCGCCGGCAGCCCGGCGATGACATCCGCAACGGACCCTTCACCGATCCGCCAAAGAATTGTCATCAACTCGAGTTCGCCCTCTGTAAGAAGCTTGGATTCCGACTCAGAAGCTTTTACTAAGGACTTTGCTTTTACTTTTGTCTTTGCCACTTGAGTCTCCCGTGAATAGATCATCAACTAAACTCTTAGTCGTTAGCAACTAATATCTTAGTTGAATGCCTCATGCCGGGGCTATCCATTTAATCTCAGCTATTTAGCGCGAATGACAGATCGCGATAGAACAGGTCTGGCTTTTCAAGCCACGGAATGTGGCCACACTCTTCAAACACAGTGAGCGTTGATTTCGGTAGCTCGGAATTCAATCGATGGAACTGTTGAAGCGGAGTTGCATCATGGCTACCGGCAAGTAGCCAGATCTTGGATTTCGCGCGCGCCACATTTTCCCATTTGAACCAGTTCGACTGCGCTTCCCAAATATACTTATTAACCTCTCGATCCGGAGGCGGATCGAAAAAATAGTCTTCTAAAAAGGTTGCTCGAAGTTCCGGATCGAAGATCCAAGATTTCACTCTCAACTGCATCATTTGCCGATCGCAGTCTTCAACAGTTTTAAAATCAGATTGGTCGCGGGCGCTATTTCTCTTCAAGCGAAGTTCTTGCCAAGCTTGATGACTCGAGGGTCCCATCGCGGCAAGCAGTGCTTCGCCTGATAGCCTCTCCATTTCGGAATCGAGCGGTCCCATGTTGAGGAGGGCCGCGTGCGAATAATCCTCTGATGAGTGCATACATGCATAGAGCCCGTACATTGCGCCCCATGAATGACCGACAAGGCGAACTGGACCCGAGGTAAACTTTCGTCGAACCCTTTGAAGATCGTCGAATAGGAGCTCTGGATGGAAGTTTTCTTTGGATCGCGATTTCAACGTGGAAGCGCCGGTACCTCGCTGGTCGAAGAAAATAAACTGGTACGTTGATTTCAATGTGCTTGAATAAAAAGGTTCGGCCATGCGCTTCATGTAATGGTGAGTATCGCCAGGACCACCGTGCAGAAAAATGACCGGTTCACCCGCCCCCACCGCGAAAACTGCGAGCTGGCCGCCTTGGATGTCCACACGAGATTCTAAAACACTTGCCACCATTGCAGCGACTATCCCGAATTGCGGTCGAAAAAGTTAGTTCGACTGCGTCGAAGCGCGACACTCGTTTGACGGAATCAAGTTTCTATAAAAGAAAGGTGGGCATGAAATACTTCCTAATAATGGTCCTAAGTTCGATGGCTGCATTAACTGGATGCACCACTTTCAGCAGACAGGAATGTCGTGAAATGAATTGGCAGAAAACTGGCGCGGATCTCGCCCTCCGCGGGCACACCCAAAACCAAGCAAGGGATTTTGCCAACCGCGAATGCTTAGATAATTTTGGGATCAAACCCAACTATGTGGACCTCATTTCAGGGTTTAATTCTGGAATTCAAAAGTTTTGCACTCCTGAATTTTCGCTAAAATTCGCTGCCGAGGGCGGCATTTACCAAGGCACATGCCCGGAAAATGTCGAGGAAAAAGTCCTCGCTCAACATAGCACTGGGCGGGTTATCTTTCTAGAAGGCACCGTCGCAAAACTAAAGCGAACGATTTCAGATCTCGAGTCTGAAGTTTCCCGCCTCAAGAGTGAAAACAGCGATCTCGAAGCAAAACTTCGTTCAACTAAATAACCTAAGGTTATCGGCTATGAATGTTCTTATCACAGGCACCTCTCGGGGAATTGCCTGGTAGAGGGAGCAACGGGGCGGCGCTAATAAGCGCCGACCGTTTAGTGGGCGGCGCTAATAAGCGCCGCGGAACTAAACGCAGCTAATTCGAGTCGACGTTATTCTTAATTTCAGACGCTTTATCTTTTACGACGTCAGAGGATTCCTCGATTCGATTTCCGGCCTCTTTGGCCATGCACTCTACTTTGCTGTCGCCAGTCAGCTTGCCGCAAATAGCTTCTTTCGTTCGATTTACACCCTTTTTCGCGCTTCTCTTAACAGACTTCCCTGTGACTGTTGCTTTTTCCGAAAGGGTTTCCTCTGCTCGAACTGAGGTAACACCCAACAAGGTCAACACACCTAAAGTCGCAATCATCATTTTCATAAATCCTCCTTCGGTGTCTGCAGCTGAGCGCCTTTAAAAACTAATTTACAAGCTCGAACATCTTCGGATCGCTCTTTATCTGGTAGCAGAGACC
Above is a genomic segment from Deltaproteobacteria bacterium containing:
- a CDS encoding DUF1311 domain-containing protein → MNTFVATFFLFISVFGLQFANAKDASAAQREAAEKGDANAQLEYGKSLQEHSRSEAAKWIQKAADQGSGEAWFLLGYAGLGKLEPVFYYEKAAERIYAKAFSPLFDALIFRAGPKADVAKAKKFADLARQKNVEIGYGSAETFRVIDRCYEAGEPKIPSADFPTESEKKNFRNSAQVCGTYIEGIDQDVDHVKFRKCLLSQEEQDNVSLAEVYANGWGVLRNANLAIALICRGSSVPAELQGMVGTLHATKDQARLTTDFAFCDHVTSGLNSGFCAANAEKIADKRRGKELGNIMKNWTEPQRLAFFKLRTVAKDFFDESSTSEHDLSGSGRAQFIVDAQAELRQDFLGGVKAFEDGKWPEENVDFQTADKELNVVYSKIMKRQDFEREGTVTKEGIRATQKKWLRYRDEWVKFASMKYPQVPSET
- a CDS encoding transglycosylase SLT domain-containing protein, with the protein product MSLAAALSFYLNLNLLILIGVLGLLFVTAFIAKSRIRLSANEELHLHKMTALIVLTFSFAQPFFPSNEVFQPAAKVWSAQSIKSFSEEYKTSNRAGYLSLPTLNGSSTVKADSFALIWIALGIVIFFRGAFYLLRDLRRILTLRHRSFIVRKIGRVQVFVSDEAQVPFSFWLPGEANVVIPSTILARPLDMKMAVSHELQHHRSGDTRSVYLQWGLRLLCILNPAVYFWNKWIYEIQEFACDEALIGRKRFNSQAYARCLVEVAENAITGLIAKDRSRAPVCATGLAFSNRRNLLKRRIERMFLNSSEPSSRNYGKPVALAVGLSLTMLMGIAAYASKGLVRDRRVSLAQAKSMAARVHSESGGSVAGIPVVVNDLVLKQLNRFIGTPEGRDYMRSALNRMANHRTMISEAVEKYQVPAEILALPIVESGYQNLAQGEVSQTNKSAGIWQFIPQTARNYGLRVDAQKDERLDMALLTDAAMRYLQANNLRFKDWQLALMAYNMGENAVQKAMVDLDTRDAWTLIRNGREGDKDYLAKFMAAVLIMRNPDSVE
- a CDS encoding BlaI/MecI/CopY family transcriptional regulator is translated as MIYSRETQVAKTKVKAKSLVKASESESKLLTEGELELMTILWRIGEGSVADVIAGLPAGRDLAYTSVSTILRILEQKMVVTTRKEGRGHIYVPSLEKSTYEARTVRHIVDRVFDGTPVALVKQLLDSGQLKSKDIEELKLLINRQKETK
- a CDS encoding alpha/beta hydrolase, which gives rise to MVASVLESRVDIQGGQLAVFAVGAGEPVIFLHGGPGDTHHYMKRMAEPFYSSTLKSTYQFIFFDQRGTGASTLKSRSKENFHPELLFDDLQRVRRKFTSGPVRLVGHSWGAMYGLYACMHSSEDYSHAALLNMGPLDSEMERLSGEALLAAMGPSSHQAWQELRLKRNSARDQSDFKTVEDCDRQMMQLRVKSWIFDPELRATFLEDYFFDPPPDREVNKYIWEAQSNWFKWENVARAKSKIWLLAGSHDATPLQQFHRLNSELPKSTLTVFEECGHIPWLEKPDLFYRDLSFALNS
- a CDS encoding DUF2799 domain-containing protein; translated protein: MNWQKTGADLALRGHTQNQARDFANRECLDNFGIKPNYVDLISGFNSGIQKFCTPEFSLKFAAEGGIYQGTCPENVEEKVLAQHSTGRVIFLEGTVAKLKRTISDLESEVSRLKSENSDLEAKLRSTK